The Primulina huaijiensis isolate GDHJ02 chromosome 6, ASM1229523v2, whole genome shotgun sequence genomic sequence aaagaaattaaaattaaaattttgggaaGGGTCTTAATTTATTGTTCTTGGTCTCAATCAGGTTTTGGGCCTTTATCTTAAAAGGTCCAATTGCCTCTGTGTAGACGCAGAATCGAATCGTTGATGCAATCTTTTTAGTGATGCCAAAGCTATTCCTTTCCTTGTGGAGTCATTCCAAAGTTACTTGGCATCAAATTAAAGCCTGCTATTCCCAACATGTATTAGCTTATATAAACGTCGATCCATCTATATTTTCCAAGATACAAACAGCTATCTTTGTTCTTTCAAGAGTTCCAAAAACATCAAAGGAAAAATGCCCGTTTATTCGTCGGATTCCGATGAGGCTCCGGCCCCTCAAAGAAGATTGTTTGGTCGGGAAAAGCCCTTGCATGCCATTCTTGGTGGAGGAAAAGGTCAAATTTCAACTCCTTTTATATCAGTTTTAACTCTTTAAGGCTTAATATATAGTTGCCATGATTCTACaattattgatataaaaatttcaaCTCACGTTTTTTTATGTGATGTTATTGTATGTAACGTCACATTAGCActcgaaaaaaatatatatattaaaattgtcaTAAATCGAAAGATATAAAATCAAgaatgaaatttgacaatataaatGACTGAAATCGTAAAAAGACAAACATACAcaactaaatttagaattttccCTTTTATTTCAACGATTattgatatataaaaattgttaattccaatattatgcaagtagatgAACACAATTACTTAGCGATTTATtataaatgaaatgaaatttgtatttgttcttgttttttgCTGTAGTTGCTGACATACTACTGTGGAGAAACAAGAATTTATCAGCAGCAATACTAGTCGGATGCACAACTATATGGTTTCTATTTGAAGTGCTGGAATATAATTTCGTCACACTTTTATGTTACATCTCCATGATTTTGATGATACTCAGCTTCATCTGGTCTTCTGGAGCTGGACTAGTTCACAAGTAATATATTATATGCAAATCTCTGAAttgcaacaattttttttttttttcggtttgatattTTTCCGATATCGTCTATATCTAGAAATCCTTCGGAGCTACGAGCAATCACAATACCAGAATCCACATTCCGATGGTTGTACGCCAAAATCAACACGACAATATTAAAACTGTACGATGTTTCGTCGGGGAAAGATTTGAAGACCTTTTTAATGGTACATTATTAGCTAAATAATCTTTCTGCATATATTCCCTGTGACCTATCATTTTCATAACATGGCTCAAGTTTTACAATtattatagtaaaaaaatttattttatcctCATCTTTTCAATTTNAACGTGATATATGAGTAATGTGAtggtttatataatatttaggCAATGGCATTCCTATGGATACTGTCAGGAATTGGAAACTACTTCAGCTCCTTAAATCTTTTATACACCGGTAAGATGATTTAGCCGCCACCTGAAATGTGTCGCTAAAACTGCTAATTACTCGCGAAATTCTTCTCACCATCTTCATTATTTTTTCTGTTAAATTTACAGGATTTATTTGCTTGTTAGCTCTACCGGCGTTATATGAAAGATACCAAGATGAGGTGGATTATGTAGCAAGCAAGGGTAATAAGGATATGAAGAAATTGTTCAAGAAATTTGATTCCAAAGTTCTTAACAAGATTCCAAGAGGACCTGTCAAAGAAAAGAAGAGATTCTGAATTTATTTCACCAGGTTTCAGCATCATAATTGGCTCGATCGGATTTGCCATCTATACATTGTCCAATTTACTTGAAGTACATCACTGTACATAAATGTTCATTTCCAAACATGGtaatatttgattaaatttgttgtttgattagctaaaaaattatgatttcaactttataaaattgtattttcagTCATGTGTGTTTGTCGTTTTGCGCTTTTGGTCTTCTATCTTATAATCGCAAAGTGCTAATATAATATAACACATGCTAGCATCACATCAGCGTTGTATGAGTGCTACAtcagaaaaatgaataaaattgacAAAACAAAGATAACATATTGAAATTAAAGTTTGATAACATAGAGAAACAAAATCGTGAAATTAAAAACAACACTAGACCAACAATGCAAATTTTCCCATTCTAAATCTATGCTCTTGTTAGTAACTATtgtagtgcaataattgtctcatCTATCAAAACGGCTCTAAGTATACAATACAGAGTATAACAAAAATGGCATGTAACGCAATTCCAAGAAAGATGTGTTCAATAATGTACATGGATTACATAGTAAGTGTAGCTTTAAACTTACGAAATTTTGAAACGAATGGAAATGAGACGATTGAAGGATGAGCTAAATACCTAGTGATGATGTCCAACTAAATTGGGTGAGCTGAGTGGACAATTTACTTGGTTGGGTTATGTTCCTTTCTTGCGAATACTGGTGACCAAGCAAAAGGGCTCCTGGGATGGCTAATCTATACATTTGATGAGCAAAGAACTTTAGAGGGACGCCGAAAAGGTTTCCGACATAACTACTACGCCGTTCAAGTCAGTCGAGTATCTGCACAAAAGAAAATGTTGTGTAGAGAATATATAGTGGGTGCATGTTGAAATGTTAAGTGAATATATCTGATGATCGAGCAAACCTGAGTATCTGTATGAGAGAATAATGAtgaccttgttttcagtgctTGGTCACCCCTCGTGATCAGAAAATTGCTCTAGCCCTGCCATTTGACACTGTTACGACTGACAAATCATACTGATTATTGTGACGAACCGTAACTTAAAATACTCATACTTTaacatttgcggaaaaatttaaaatttttttttaaaaaatgatttattaaaagtatagctcttaaaataacttaacggtcaccactcatactaaaataaaattaatattaaaactccatcatttaaaataaatcaccgACATCCAATTAATcctaaaatccaaaaatatactaatttaatttaaaaatagtctaacaaaattataaatttaatttgcttaTCACCAATCCTAATAAATCAAAAgtcaaagaaaataatttaaaagaacgtgcgtaataatataacttaaactaaaaggtcctcgggtttgccctgccactggcccgagcctgctcactggtcaccgcctcctgtctcctcaactacatcatctgcatcgatcaagtctagtgagtctaatgactcagcatgcataaaccgtAAATAACgaataataagtaataaaaatccatgcaatttaaacttagcttgtacataaaatattataagaataaatatgtataacgtgACTTActtgcataaacaatttcataaaaatcataaaatcatattttcatacttgttatgcataatcatatacgtaaataattttgcgtagagttctgttcaatgcaagtggcccatgcacataaatcgtttgatcaaactaaaccacagtactgggctggcagggatcacCATAGCCTTTCGACtagatgtccactaccacatacataaatccccggtcatactttaccgagtggagaggtccccggtcatactttaccgctttccaatcccgtgacataatttggccacaagacaaatcgcatagctcaaaaataattattttgcacgtgaTACATATTTACAAACATCGTGACTTTGTTGGAACACCCTGGACTTGCTGCCATAACCTTAGAATTTAAATAACTAAACTTAGCACAAAACCCAAATGTACCCATGCGACtcccgaattaattaaaatagcctACGACTTACCGAACGACTCGGGACTCGAACCATACTTAGACGACATCCTAACCTAATGTCCAATAGCCTAAACTATCCCCAAACAATAATCGAACCAACTTAACACAACCTACGCCCCATAGAAACCAAGCTGCCCCAAGGAAACACGCTACGACCTCTATACGCTTCTAACGACTTCACGCTTAAACCGACTCGAATCGAACCCGAACCAAGCCCTAGACTCGACCATTAGACATAACATAAGACCATGGTTAAGCCCCTTTTTACACAGGACCAGCGCCTAAGCCccaaaaaaatcagaaacatgacaGCCCCTCATGTGAGGCCAATATCTGTGCAGCTTTCGAGTTTCTGGTTCCCGCGCTCTACCCGACCATCCAGCCCATGAACCACCACcacaagactcatcctaggaccctaagacaTGTCCCAAACCGTAGCCAAGAGCACTGGTCCAGCCCCTGACTAAAACCCAAGGCCGAACAGCTACAGCCCTTCCATGAGACCACTTCTGTACAGCTATGTGTTTCTGGTTTTAGTGCTCTACCTGACCATCCAGCCCATGAACCACCACCACACCCTAAAACCTAACCATAACCAGCAGCAAGGATCCAGAGGCACCAACCGAAGGATTTAAATCAAGAATCCCAAGAATACGTAAGAAATATGCCACCAAATTTTCAGATACGTTTTCGATTGTTTTAATCGCATGTttgcatatacacaataaattttcatgcataattattatcaaaatacataatatgacaagatcgatgcataaaagaAGGATTaaaacatgcctttgcgtttttaaacGCTCGAACCGTCGAATATCGTCGCGGGGAAGAACGGAGGACGAACGGAGGCGTTGTGCTGCGTTTTTCTTGCTTCCAAGGATCCAAAAATCCTTCAGAATTGTGGGTGATGCTTCGGTGATGGTGTTTGCTAGAAGAAGGAGCCAAAAACTCACTTCCCGAACCTAAGAACTCACGTATTCTTGGTGTGTGTGGCTTGTgtatgtttgtgtgtgtgtcggTGGTTTGCGTGAGTTTTTTGTTACGTGAATTGGGTAGGAGTCTTTATAGATTGattatgatattaattatgtgttttagtttaattaaaactcaaatcaataatttaaacaaacactagataataaaaatttcaccctttaatttaaaaagattaagTGCCAAATTTAAACAAGATTAGatctccttttttttaaaaaaaaaaattgttgaataagatacttaaaatcctaatccaacttaattactaattaaattatttaattatggcataaaaattattataaaatactttatccaaatttaaagaataaatccttaatttttaaaattaacattttaaaagcttaaaattttataaatcacctaataaattaaattaggttttaaaatactaaaattcataaatcattttaaataattaattttcttgacttaaaatatAACATTCGGTTTTAGcaccttaatcgtctccggtctcctttccccggTCCGACAacgaatattcgtctgaaaagcTAAAACTTGCGAAAACCTTTTAAATTGCATAAACATgagtatataaacatttaaaataatttaatcatatatcatgcaccatttaaatctttatttgattagattaaattttataattatgcaTGAGGTTTACGCGTACTggtttttgggcactacaattATAGTCTTGTTACATCGCTCCCCCATGCGTCGATTGATATATTAATGATTTCGAGGCATGATGATCCATACTTGTAGGCCCAGAGTCGATACCTGTCTCGAGATGCTCGGGAATTGATAATTATGTGAGGGTACAGACAGGGTACCTAATCCATTATCTTTGCCTTCTTACACAACCTGAGCTAGGCTGGGAGCCCAAACTTATATGAGTATGTGCTGGTCTAATCAGCTTCTCTAGTTATTGCATATCCAGATATGATTTATATAAGAGTGCTTTCTTTACCCAAACTGGTTATCGTCCCGGTAAACTCAGCCTCCCAATCTTTTATTATGCCCGAGTCCGAAGATGAACTGGGCTCTTTCCGGGGCATCACCTTATATGAGATTTAATCGAGCAAAATTGAGTAGCAAtgcataaataatattattgcaTGCTGATATGAAATGCAATGTCATCTACGCTATGGACTCAGAACATCGAAGATACAAACTCGCATatagaaataatatcaaataaagtAAACGGCTAGGATTGTAGTAGCAAATGCAATGGAAACCCGATACAATCGCCCAAATGAATCGCCGCCTTTGCTCATAGATGATGGcgtgccttggtttgttttacGCCATCGATcagaataatatataaaaattgaaaagagTAGTAATTCGTGAAAAATGATATTAGTTCAAAAATCAgttatagataaataaatatctttttaaaaaatatttaaaataataaaatttattattataataatatcgCATTGATGTACCTCTCCCTTCCAATTCCCACCGCCCCATTTATCCGACGACCtcgattttcttttatttttcccaAGAAGGGGTGGACCGACCTACTTTATGCTTAATAAATTGTATCGAATCGTACCAAAAAAATAGATATAGTATATCATATCGAAAATTgttgtattaaaaatatttatattgatatCGTACTAAAAATTTTAGTATATTGAGATTTCGATATGTATAATTAACTTAACGATTATACTGAAATGCTGCGATATATTGATATTTCAATACGATATCgatatatatcgttttataacaaaaaaaatactatatattttttaaaaatttaaatttattacttaaaaacattatatatttttaatttttatatattatttatttatatacaaaaaaatttcaaattc encodes the following:
- the LOC140979359 gene encoding reticulon-like protein B14, which encodes MPVYSSDSDEAPAPQRRLFGREKPLHAILGGGKVADILLWRNKNLSAAILVGCTTIWFLFEVLEYNFVTLLCYISMILMILSFIWSSGAGLVHKNPSELRAITIPESTFRWLYAKINTTILKLYDVSSGKDLKTFLMAMAFLWILSGIGNYFSSLNLLYTGFICLLALPALYERYQDEVDYVASKGNKDMKKLFKKFDSKVLNKIPRGPVKEKKRF